A single window of Eucalyptus grandis isolate ANBG69807.140 chromosome 1, ASM1654582v1, whole genome shotgun sequence DNA harbors:
- the LOC108957815 gene encoding toll/interleukin-1 receptor-like protein: protein MAHSNARASEVRYDLFLSFSGDDTRYNFTGFLHQSLEKAGIRVFRDEDEIKVGDKIGETILQAIDNSKFYIPIISQTYPDRKWCLIELERMMNNVSRLEGRQRIFPIFYKVEPGDVKHRTPQLKNPSSEVELKAFKEALAKVGQIKGWKVEEGQSQTEIVDKVVQKVLEVLGRKEDIQTEYPTELDDLTQSHEDSLNRANTVRRDTIGRERSPSRGRIRQFEGNVMQGERAECGQRKGGGQEVHEVCGGGADDECSKRKGG, encoded by the exons ATGGCACACTCAAATGCCAGAGCATCAGAAGTTCGGTACGatttgttcttgagttttagtgGAGATGATACTCGTTATAACTTCACGGGCTTCCTCCATCAAAGCTTGGAAAAAGCCGGGATCCGCGTATTCAGGGATGAAGATGAAATCAAGGTGGGTGATAAGATTGGTGAGACAATTCTACAAGCTATCGATAACTCCAAATTCTACATACCCATCATCTCTCAAACTTATCCTGATCGTAAATGGTGTCTCATCGAGCTTGAACGCATGATGAACAATGTGTCTCGGTTAGAGGGTAGACAAAGGATTTTCCCCATCTTTTATAAAGTGGAACCTGGGGATGTTAAACATCGGACTCCACAACTGAAGAATCCTTCCTCGGAAGTTGAACTTAAGGCATTCAAAGAggctcttgcaaaggttggtCAAATCAAGGGATGGAAGGTGGAGGAGGGACAAAG CCAAACAGAAATTGTCGATAAGGTTGTTCAGAAAGTTTTGGAGGTGCTGGGCAGAAAAGAAGATATACAGACTGAGTATCCGACTGAGCTTGATGACTTGACACAGTCACATGAAGACTCTTTGAATCGCGCAAACACG GTGCGGAGGGATACcatagggagagagaggagtccAAGCAGAGGAAGGATTCGTCAATTTGAGGGGAATGTGATGCAAGGAGAGAGAGCCGAGTGTGGGCAGAGAAAGGGAGGAGGACAGGAAGTACATGAAGTATGTGGAGGAGGAGCAGATGACGAGTGTAGCAAGAGAAAGGGAGGATGA